One stretch of Microplitis mediator isolate UGA2020A chromosome 9, iyMicMedi2.1, whole genome shotgun sequence DNA includes these proteins:
- the LOC130674136 gene encoding protein unc-93 homolog A: MGSLPNLHELSRDKLQNPIVHRTGPIGGFGPVKLPAQPPPLAQTNRRVKSSGHHHTLWDNDAMLEHMTTYSPISCRSARASALSCRRRESMTSSAGTSSVRRLIAAVRAGTPSASGGVFSTGYAGCNILPRPPRKVVIRHCAALFLGHMTISAATLPLLPLQAGLGAFNSHLGPILLALLYAVATLTSLLSTVIIQKLGTNIVICLSHLITIIFIITHLYPKWYVLLPSYALFGITLSPSLLSRTSHVNNCANNLSVIYCTDPEDPDDTRRECLLRRLNRVMKLAEDVGLAIGCLVAATIIKIINPIPMGPDDPEDVGTTCGAEYCPQETYFHNETLLLPTMAVDTAKIILSVFLGLGVLAFGISCAFLDSRLKEPRNQSDQQYQQQTARQYFQLIKQSFQDPKLQLAAPLTLFIGLEQGFIFSDFTEAYVVCALDGAGPVTLSFLTFALLQAVAGVTLSMLMRHIRRYFVVAVGFAFHACLLLALVTWRPAGDDPALFNVISAAWGVCNAIWETLILTLLLGLYPSTWQAPLSTSTFWKYLGLFLALGLHGVVCTRLRVLGLGTMLILAVVPYIWLELRLSRRGKCLVTSSSS, from the exons ATGGGGTCACTTCCGAACTTGCACGAGTTGTCGCGAGACAAACTCCAGAACCCTATCGTGCATCGGACGGGGCCGATTGGCGGGTTTGGGCCAGTTAAATTACCGGCTCAGCCGCCACCACTTGCGCAGACGAATCGCAGGGTTAAGAGCAGCGGCCATCATCATACTTTGTGGGACAATGACGCAATGTTAGag cATATGACAACTTACTCACCAATATCATGTCGATCAGCCCGTGCCTCAGCGCTGTCGTGCCGTCGCCGTGAGTCAATGACCTCCTCAGCCGGTACATCGTCCGTGCGTCGCCTCATCGCAGCAGTCCGCGCAGGCACGCCCTCAGCGTCCGGCGGAGTCTTCAGTACCGGCTACGCTGGTTGCAACATACTCCCGCGCCCACCTCGCAAAGTAGTGATCCGGCACTGTGCTGCCCTCTTTCTTGGACACATGACAATATCCGCAGCGACGTTGCCCCTCCTGCCACTCCAAGCTGGCCTCGGTGCTTTCAATTCACATCTAGGGCCCATTTTATTAGCACTTTTGTACGCCGTAGCAACTTTAACTTCTCTATTATCGACTgtaattatacaaaaattagGGACTAATATTGTCATATGTTTGAGTCatttaattacgataatttttataattacacatTTGTATCCAAAGTGGTATGTCTTATTACCGAGCTACGCATTGTTCGGCATCACATTGAGTCCCTCATTGTTGTCACGAACTTCACATGTCAACAATTGCGCCAATAATTTGAGTGTTATCTACTGTACCGACCCAGAAGATCCCGATGATACCAGACGTGAATGTTTACTGCGCAGGCTCAATCGCGTTATGAAACTCGCGGAAGATGTTGGACTTGCTATCG GCTGTCTTGTTGCGGcaacgataataaaaataataaatcccaTACCTATGGGCCCAGATGACCCTGAAGACGTCGGAACCACTTGTGGTGCTGAATATTGCCCTCAGGAAACGTATTTCCATAATGAAACTCTTCTTTTACCGACGATGGCAGTAGACACGGCTAAAATAATACTGAGTGTCTTCTTAGGACTTGGGGTCCTGGCATTTGGGATCTCGTGTGCGTTTCTTGACTCACGGCTCAAAGAACCACGGAACCAATCGGACCAGCAGTACCAGCAGCAGACGGCGCGTCAGTACTTCCAGTTGATAAAACAGAGCTTCCAGGATCCTAAGTTACAGTTAGCAGCTCCGTTGACTCTGTTTATTGGTTTGGAGCAGGGATTCATTTTTAGTGACTTTACAGAGGCGTACGTTGTTTGTGCGCTAGATGGAGCTGGTCCAGTAACACTgagttttttaacttttgcaTTGTTACAAGCAGTAGCTGGAGTAACTCTCTCGATGTTAATGCGGCATATTCGCCGGTATTTTGTTGTTG caGTTGGATTTGCCTTTCACGCATGCTTACTACTAGCCCTAGTAACATGGCGACCTGCAGGTGATGACCCAGCACTCTTCAACGTCATATCAGCCGCCTGGGGAGTCTGCAACGCCATCTGGGAGACTCTAATTCTCA CACTGCTACTTGGCCTGTACCCGTCAACGTGGCAAGCTCCCTTATCGACCTCAACATTCTGGAAGTACCTGGGCCTTTTCTTGGCTCTAGGTCTTCACGGAGTAGTTTGCACGAGGCTTAGAGTCCTTGGTCTCGGCACAATGCTCATCCTGGCAGTGGTCCCTTACATCTGGCTCGAGCTACGGCTTTCCAGGCGCGGAAAGTGTCTGGTGACTTCGTCGTCATCTTGA